The Yersinia intermedia genome window below encodes:
- the serS gene encoding serine--tRNA ligase has protein sequence MLDPNMLRNELDAVAEKLARRGFKLDVEMLRQQEERRKVLQVETESLQAERNSRSKLIGAAKARGEDIEPLRLEVNVLGERLDAAKAELDKLQNEIRDLALSIPNLPDDSVPMGKDEKDNLEVSRWGEPRKYDFEVRDHVSLGEMTGGLDFAAAVKLTGARFVVMKGQIARMHRALSQFMLDLHTEKHGYQEAYVPYLVNHATLYGTGQLPKFGEDLFHTKPLEEESDSSNYALIPTAEVPLTNLVRDEILEEDTLPLKMTAHTPCFRSEAGSYGRDTRGLIRMHQFDKVEMVQITRPEDSMAALEELTGHAEKVLQLLDLPYRKVLLCTGDMGFGSSKTYDLEVWLPAQDTYREISSCSNMWDFQARRMQARCRNKIDRKTRLVHTLNGSGLAVGRTLVAVLENYQQADGRIEVPEVLRPYMGGLDFIG, from the coding sequence ATGCTCGATCCCAATATGCTGCGCAATGAGCTAGACGCAGTCGCCGAAAAACTTGCTCGCAGAGGTTTTAAACTTGATGTTGAGATGTTGCGCCAACAAGAAGAGCGCCGCAAAGTTTTACAGGTTGAAACAGAAAGTCTGCAAGCAGAACGTAACTCCCGATCGAAATTGATTGGTGCAGCCAAGGCGCGTGGCGAAGATATCGAACCATTGCGTCTGGAAGTGAATGTGCTGGGTGAGAGGCTGGATGCGGCTAAGGCCGAGCTGGACAAGTTACAAAACGAAATCCGCGATCTGGCGTTGTCTATTCCTAACCTGCCGGATGATTCTGTCCCTATGGGTAAAGATGAGAAAGACAATCTTGAAGTCAGCCGTTGGGGTGAGCCACGTAAGTATGACTTTGAGGTGAGAGATCACGTCTCGCTGGGCGAAATGACCGGTGGCCTTGATTTTGCTGCTGCAGTGAAGTTGACTGGTGCACGGTTTGTGGTGATGAAAGGGCAAATAGCCCGTATGCACCGTGCGTTATCCCAGTTTATGCTGGATCTGCATACCGAAAAACACGGTTATCAAGAAGCTTATGTTCCTTATCTGGTTAACCATGCCACGTTGTACGGGACTGGCCAGTTACCGAAGTTTGGTGAAGATTTATTCCACACCAAACCGCTGGAAGAAGAGTCAGATAGCAGTAACTATGCGCTGATTCCTACCGCGGAAGTGCCGCTGACCAATCTGGTACGCGATGAGATTCTGGAAGAAGACACTCTGCCATTGAAAATGACGGCCCATACCCCGTGCTTCCGTTCTGAAGCGGGTTCCTATGGTCGTGATACCCGTGGCTTGATTCGTATGCATCAGTTCGACAAAGTTGAGATGGTGCAGATTACTCGCCCGGAAGATTCGATGGCGGCACTGGAAGAGTTGACCGGTCATGCAGAGAAAGTTCTGCAATTACTGGATTTGCCATACCGTAAAGTGCTGCTGTGTACTGGTGATATGGGCTTTGGCTCCAGCAAGACTTACGATTTGGAAGTATGGCTACCAGCGCAGGATACTTACCGCGAAATCTCTTCTTGTTCTAACATGTGGGATTTCCAGGCGCGCCGTATGCAAGCTCGTTGCCGCAATAAGATCGATAGAAAAACCCGTTTAGTTCATACCCTGAATGGTTCTGGTTTGGCGGTTGGCCGCACGTTGGTTGCTGTGCTGGAAAACTACCAGCAGGCAGATGGCCGAATTGAGGTTCCAGAAGTATTACGCCCATATATGGGTGGCCTGGACTTTATCGGTTAA
- a CDS encoding MFS transporter translates to MSAYSRPVLLLLCGLLLFTISIAVLNTLVPLWLSHQQLPTWQVGMVSSSYFSGNLVGTLIAGRLIQQLGFNRSYHYACILFALATCGLMLSVDFWSWLGWRFLAGVACALIWVIVESALLRSGTLANRGQLLAAYMMVYYLGTVAGQLLLGVVSTQLLNVIPWVSTLVITAMLPLLFAHFSHQGGSESPHIAIWPMLKRRSARLGINGCIISGVVLGSLYGLLPLYLSHQGMSDASVGWWMALLVSSGIIGQWPIGKMADRYGRLLVLRIQVFVVILGSVAILGNYALAPALFILGCAGFTLYPVAMAWACEKASADELVAMNQALLMSYTLGSLTGPTMTSLLMQRYSDNLLFIMIAGVALVYLMMLLRKPDQQQTPYAAI, encoded by the coding sequence ATGTCCGCATATTCTCGCCCGGTTCTGCTGCTGCTTTGTGGGCTTTTGCTGTTTACGATTTCTATCGCAGTGTTAAATACATTGGTTCCCTTGTGGTTATCCCATCAACAATTGCCAACCTGGCAGGTGGGGATGGTTAGCTCGTCTTATTTTAGTGGGAATCTGGTTGGGACACTGATTGCAGGGCGCTTGATCCAGCAACTTGGATTTAATCGCAGCTACCATTACGCCTGTATTTTATTTGCGTTGGCGACTTGCGGATTAATGCTATCAGTGGACTTCTGGAGTTGGCTGGGGTGGCGCTTTTTGGCCGGCGTGGCATGCGCCCTGATTTGGGTCATTGTCGAAAGTGCGTTACTGCGCAGCGGCACGTTAGCCAACCGTGGGCAACTGCTGGCAGCTTATATGATGGTCTACTATCTGGGGACCGTCGCTGGGCAATTATTATTAGGTGTCGTGTCAACGCAATTACTCAATGTTATCCCTTGGGTCAGTACATTGGTCATTACTGCCATGCTACCACTGCTGTTTGCTCACTTCTCGCATCAGGGTGGCAGTGAGTCCCCACACATTGCCATTTGGCCGATGCTTAAGCGCCGTAGCGCTCGCCTGGGTATTAATGGCTGTATTATCTCAGGGGTGGTGCTAGGTTCGCTCTATGGCTTGCTGCCGCTCTATTTATCGCATCAGGGCATGAGTGATGCCAGCGTCGGATGGTGGATGGCTTTGCTGGTTAGCTCCGGCATTATCGGTCAATGGCCGATAGGAAAAATGGCGGACCGTTATGGACGTTTGTTGGTGCTGCGCATTCAGGTGTTTGTCGTCATCCTCGGCAGCGTAGCCATTTTAGGTAATTATGCCTTGGCTCCGGCATTATTTATTCTGGGATGTGCCGGTTTTACCCTTTATCCGGTCGCTATGGCTTGGGCGTGTGAAAAAGCCAGTGCTGATGAGTTAGTGGCGATGAATCAGGCATTACTGATGAGTTATACCCTCGGTAGCCTGACCGGCCCAACCATGACCTCGCTGCTGATGCAGCGCTATTCTGATAATTTACTGTTTATCATGATAGCCGGTGTTGCCTTAGTGTATTTGATGATGCTGCTGCGTAAGCCAGATCAGCAACAGACACCTTACGCTGCCATCTAA
- the pflA gene encoding pyruvate formate lyase 1-activating protein has translation MSVLGRIHSFESCGTVDGPGIRFIVFFQGCLMRCLYCHNRDTWDTHGGKEVTVEELVKEAITYRHFMNASGGGVTASGGEAILQAEFVRDWFRACHEVGIHTCLDTNGFVRRYDPVIDELLDATDLVMLDLKQMDDSVHQNLVGVSNHRTLEFARYLAKRNQKTWIRYVVVPGWSDDDKSAHMLGEFTQNMTNIEKIELLPYHELGKHKWVAMGEEYKLDGVKPPTAEIMDRVKGILESYGHKVMY, from the coding sequence ATGTCAGTACTTGGTCGTATTCACTCATTCGAATCCTGTGGCACTGTTGACGGCCCAGGTATCCGATTTATCGTATTCTTCCAGGGCTGCTTAATGCGTTGCCTGTATTGCCATAACCGTGATACTTGGGATACCCACGGCGGTAAAGAAGTTACCGTTGAAGAATTAGTCAAAGAGGCCATCACCTACCGCCATTTTATGAATGCATCTGGCGGCGGTGTGACTGCCTCGGGTGGCGAAGCCATTTTGCAGGCCGAGTTTGTGCGCGATTGGTTCCGCGCGTGTCATGAAGTAGGCATCCATACCTGTCTGGATACCAACGGTTTTGTACGCCGTTATGATCCGGTAATCGATGAGTTACTTGATGCCACAGATTTAGTGATGCTGGATTTAAAGCAGATGGATGACAGTGTGCATCAGAATCTGGTGGGTGTATCTAATCATCGAACATTAGAATTTGCCCGTTATTTGGCAAAACGTAACCAAAAAACCTGGATCCGCTATGTGGTGGTGCCGGGTTGGTCAGATGATGATAAATCAGCACACATGCTGGGCGAGTTTACCCAGAACATGACCAATATCGAGAAAATCGAATTGCTACCTTACCATGAGTTGGGTAAGCACAAATGGGTCGCCATGGGCGAAGAATACAAACTGGATGGGGTGAAGCCCCCTACCGCTGAGATCATGGATCGGGTGAAAGGCATTCTCGAAAGCTATGGTCACAAAGTAATGTATTGA